A section of the Methanoregula formicica SMSP genome encodes:
- a CDS encoding 30S ribosomal protein S4e, producing the protein MSDHLKRLNAPESWHIAKKANKFITKTAPGPHNANAMPIAVWLRDHMKLARNMKEVKQILGQKDVIVNGRPCRDPKMGIGIFDIIALPKINKYYRILRDRDGRHVSVEIDAEAAKTRLCKVKNKTTIAGGKVQLNLRDGANILADNTYKSGDSVVVSLEPENRFKIVDHFPFVVGNMAMIIGGKHSGNVARIVDIVKMPGSVPNKIILQDEKTGTKFDTIAPYIYMVGKQMPAIAKWGHEE; encoded by the coding sequence ATGTCAGATCACCTGAAGCGACTCAACGCACCGGAATCCTGGCACATTGCCAAGAAGGCCAACAAGTTCATCACCAAGACCGCACCCGGTCCGCACAACGCGAACGCGATGCCAATTGCCGTCTGGCTCCGTGACCACATGAAGCTCGCACGGAACATGAAAGAGGTCAAGCAGATCCTCGGCCAGAAGGATGTCATTGTCAACGGGCGGCCCTGCCGCGACCCCAAGATGGGTATCGGTATCTTCGATATCATCGCACTGCCGAAGATCAACAAGTATTACCGTATCCTGCGCGACAGGGATGGCCGGCATGTCTCGGTCGAGATCGACGCAGAAGCAGCAAAGACCCGCCTGTGCAAGGTTAAAAACAAGACCACGATTGCCGGTGGCAAGGTCCAACTGAACCTCCGCGATGGTGCGAACATCCTTGCAGATAACACCTACAAGTCAGGGGATTCCGTTGTCGTCTCGCTTGAACCCGAAAACCGGTTCAAGATTGTCGACCACTTCCCCTTCGTTGTCGGTAACATGGCGATGATTATCGGGGGTAAGCACTCCGGAAATGTCGCACGGATTGTCGACATCGTCAAGATGCCCGGCTCTGTCCCGAACAAGATCATCCTCCAGGACGAGAAGACCGGAACAAAGTTCGACACAATTGCACCCTACATCTACATGGTGGGAAAACAGATGCCCGCGATAGCGAAATGGGGGCATGAAGAATGA
- the rplX gene encoding 50S ribosomal protein L24 translates to MARIASEQPRKQRKARYTAPSHVRTKFLNAPLSDALKEQYKKKTLRVIKGDTVKVTRGDFAGSEGVVDGVDTAKSKIIVHGVSSTKADGTEVPRAIDPSNVQLTKLKLDDKRRVAKLGEA, encoded by the coding sequence ATGGCAAGAATTGCAAGCGAACAGCCAAGAAAACAGAGGAAGGCACGCTACACAGCACCCTCCCACGTGAGGACCAAGTTCCTCAATGCACCCCTTTCAGATGCACTGAAAGAGCAGTACAAGAAGAAGACGCTGCGCGTCATCAAGGGGGACACCGTCAAAGTGACCCGTGGTGACTTTGCGGGAAGCGAAGGCGTTGTTGACGGAGTGGACACGGCAAAATCAAAGATCATCGTCCACGGTGTTTCATCAACAAAGGCAGACGGGACCGAAGTCCCCCGGGCAATCGACCCCTCCAACGTCCAGCTGACCAAGCTCAAGCTTGATGACAAGCGCCGCGTTGCAAAACTCGGGGAGGCCTAA
- a CDS encoding 50S ribosomal protein L14, with amino-acid sequence MKAKQSKTPRSLATGTRLACADNTGARTVQIISVFGYHGVRRRQPKLGLGDLCTASVQKGTPDMRRKLVRAVVIRAKKEMRRPSGLRVSFDDNAVVVVDEKNEPKGTEIKGPVAREVAERFPKLGSMATIIV; translated from the coding sequence ATGAAGGCAAAGCAGTCCAAAACCCCGAGGTCGCTCGCGACCGGGACAAGGCTTGCCTGTGCCGACAATACCGGTGCAAGAACCGTCCAGATCATCTCGGTCTTCGGCTACCACGGGGTCAGGCGCCGCCAGCCCAAGCTGGGTCTTGGCGATCTCTGTACAGCCAGCGTCCAGAAAGGCACGCCCGACATGCGCCGGAAACTGGTGCGTGCGGTTGTCATCCGCGCAAAGAAGGAGATGCGCAGGCCCAGCGGCTTACGGGTTTCATTCGATGACAACGCAGTCGTAGTTGTTGATGAAAAGAACGAGCCGAAGGGGACCGAGATCAAGGGACCGGTAGCCCGCGAAGTTGCGGAGCGCTTCCCGAAGCTCGGCTCCATGGCAACAATCATTGTCTGA
- a CDS encoding 30S ribosomal protein S17: MALNIGLDVQAPKAECKDVNCPFHGTLPVRGQVITGKVVSDRMMGTVVVARNYMHYVRKYKRYEKRSSKLHAHNPACIGAKVGDMVKIAECRPLSKSTTFVVVEVQKP, from the coding sequence ATGGCACTTAACATTGGATTGGACGTCCAGGCACCAAAAGCGGAATGCAAGGACGTTAATTGTCCGTTTCACGGCACTTTACCGGTGCGCGGCCAGGTGATCACCGGTAAAGTCGTGAGCGACCGCATGATGGGGACGGTCGTAGTTGCACGGAACTACATGCACTACGTCCGCAAATACAAGCGGTATGAAAAGCGAAGCTCGAAGCTCCATGCCCACAACCCTGCCTGTATCGGGGCAAAGGTTGGGGACATGGTGAAGATTGCCGAATGCAGGCCGCTCTCGAAGAGCACGACATTCGTCGTTGTGGAGGTGCAGAAGCCATGA
- a CDS encoding ribonuclease P protein component 1: MITPQNVLRHELIGMDILVSGAANPDQRGLSGRVIDETRNLLVIETPNGVRRIPKMHSIFRVRLPGRETVEIDGSVMVLAPEKRINLHEKKRIP, translated from the coding sequence ATGATCACTCCCCAGAATGTCCTCCGTCATGAACTGATCGGGATGGACATTCTGGTATCAGGAGCTGCAAATCCAGACCAGAGAGGACTTTCCGGTCGCGTCATCGATGAGACAAGGAACCTGCTCGTGATCGAGACCCCAAATGGGGTCCGGCGCATACCCAAGATGCACAGCATCTTCCGGGTGCGCCTTCCCGGCAGGGAAACTGTTGAGATAGACGGGTCCGTGATGGTTCTGGCTCCTGAGAAGAGGATCAACCTGCACGAAAAGAAGAGGATACCATAA
- the rpmC gene encoding 50S ribosomal protein L29: MALFRAKDVKQFSDVELQENMDKLRMDLVQHYGKVSAGGATENPGHIRELRRTIARMMTEQNRRRTA; the protein is encoded by the coding sequence ATGGCATTATTCAGGGCCAAGGACGTGAAGCAGTTCTCTGATGTGGAACTGCAGGAAAATATGGACAAGCTCCGGATGGATCTCGTCCAGCACTACGGCAAGGTCAGTGCCGGTGGTGCGACCGAGAACCCCGGTCACATCCGCGAACTCCGGCGCACCATTGCCCGCATGATGACCGAGCAGAACCGCAGGAGAACTGCATGA
- a CDS encoding 30S ribosomal protein S3, producing the protein MAVERKFIAEGVRKARVEKYLSKELKRAGYGGMDIARTPLGTQVTIFAEKPGIVIGKGGKLVHQLTQDLAQNYGVESPQIEVQQVNNPSFNAQIMAERLANALERGWYFRKAGTSILRRVMDSGALGCEVVIAGKLTGARARTQKFTEGYIKHCGEPSNTIVEKGYAVAVKKLGVIGVQVKLVPAGAKLPDHFSVVEQEKKRPVQNASVTPVSDTDVEEPALPDEEFAEEQ; encoded by the coding sequence ATGGCAGTAGAGAGAAAGTTCATCGCCGAGGGTGTCAGGAAAGCCCGTGTCGAGAAGTACCTGTCCAAGGAACTGAAACGTGCCGGCTACGGCGGTATGGATATCGCCCGCACCCCCCTTGGGACGCAGGTAACAATCTTTGCCGAGAAGCCTGGTATCGTCATCGGTAAGGGCGGTAAGCTGGTCCACCAGCTCACCCAGGACCTTGCCCAGAACTACGGTGTCGAATCCCCGCAGATCGAGGTCCAGCAGGTCAACAATCCCAGCTTCAATGCCCAGATCATGGCGGAAAGGCTGGCCAATGCCCTCGAACGCGGCTGGTACTTCCGGAAGGCCGGAACCAGCATCCTGCGTCGGGTCATGGACTCTGGTGCACTCGGATGCGAAGTCGTCATTGCCGGCAAACTCACCGGTGCCCGTGCCCGTACCCAGAAGTTCACCGAAGGGTACATCAAGCACTGCGGTGAGCCGAGCAACACGATTGTCGAGAAAGGCTACGCAGTGGCAGTTAAGAAACTCGGTGTTATCGGCGTGCAGGTCAAGCTGGTCCCGGCAGGTGCAAAACTGCCCGACCACTTCTCTGTTGTCGAACAGGAGAAGAAGCGACCGGTGCAGAATGCCAGTGTGACTCCCGTCAGCGATACTGACGTGGAAGAGCCGGCACTTCCCGACGAGGAATTCGCGGAGGAACAGTAA
- a CDS encoding 50S ribosomal protein L22, with amino-acid sequence MARIDYSNKTKGDNVARAKANELNMSPKHSIEIAGFIRNKKVNDAIAYLNDVVKLKKAVPFRYFNRNVAHKRGLPGNWDAGRYPVKASKEYIRLLESVKKNAEYIGLDAENLEIIHASANRGRAQKAYFPRAMGRATPKVRESVNIEIIVREVA; translated from the coding sequence ATGGCACGCATTGATTATTCCAATAAAACCAAGGGCGACAATGTTGCGCGGGCCAAGGCCAATGAGCTGAACATGTCTCCCAAGCACTCGATCGAGATTGCCGGGTTCATCCGGAACAAGAAGGTCAACGACGCGATCGCGTACCTGAACGATGTTGTCAAACTGAAGAAGGCCGTGCCGTTCCGGTACTTCAACCGGAACGTTGCGCACAAGCGCGGTCTTCCCGGTAACTGGGATGCAGGACGCTACCCGGTCAAGGCATCGAAGGAATATATCCGGCTCCTTGAATCGGTCAAGAAGAATGCCGAATATATCGGTCTTGACGCAGAAAACCTCGAGATCATCCACGCATCCGCAAACCGCGGCCGTGCCCAGAAGGCATACTTCCCGCGGGCAATGGGCCGGGCAACCCCCAAGGTCCGCGAGTCCGTGAACATCGAGATCATCGTCCGCGAGGTGGCATAA
- a CDS encoding 30S ribosomal protein S19 → MAAPKKTQKRMPRRREEFTYRGYKIDELKAMGISELLPLMPARPRRKITRGFSRGEETLLAKIRDGDEKIRTHLREMIVMPEMIGKTIEIYNGKEFVKVEFQPESVFRYIGEFALTRKRVTHGSAGIGATRGSKYVPLK, encoded by the coding sequence ATGGCAGCACCAAAGAAGACTCAGAAAAGAATGCCAAGACGGCGTGAGGAGTTCACCTATCGCGGCTACAAGATCGACGAGCTCAAGGCGATGGGGATCTCTGAACTCCTCCCCCTGATGCCCGCCCGTCCGCGCCGCAAGATTACCCGCGGGTTCTCCCGCGGTGAAGAAACGCTCCTCGCGAAGATCCGCGATGGTGACGAGAAGATCCGGACACACCTCCGCGAAATGATCGTCATGCCCGAGATGATCGGGAAAACCATCGAGATCTACAATGGCAAGGAGTTTGTCAAGGTAGAGTTCCAGCCGGAGTCGGTTTTCCGCTACATCGGGGAATTCGCCCTGACGAGGAAGAGGGTTACTCACGGAAGCGCCGGTATCGGTGCAACCAGAGGCAGCAAGTATGTTCCGCTGAAGTGA
- a CDS encoding 50S ribosomal protein L2 has protein sequence MGHRITTQARGRGGPTYRAPSHRYKAELKHIGDDTQKITGTVIDIEHDPARNAPIALVKLDDGKKVYMLVTEGLGLGDVVTWAAAGEIRNGNTFTLGNIPTGTYICNIEARPNDGGKFVRSTGVQAVVVDKAEDRVGIRMPSGKTKWFNARCRATIGIVAGGGRVEKPFVKAGNKYHKMHNTAANWPRVRGVAMNVIDHPFGGGGHQHPGRPKTIARGTSPGRTVGHVAARKTGKSRK, from the coding sequence ATGGGACATCGAATCACCACACAAGCCCGCGGAAGGGGAGGCCCGACATACCGTGCACCATCCCACCGTTACAAGGCTGAACTGAAGCACATTGGCGATGACACGCAGAAGATCACCGGCACAGTCATCGACATCGAGCACGATCCGGCACGGAACGCGCCGATCGCCCTCGTAAAGCTCGATGACGGAAAGAAGGTCTACATGCTCGTTACTGAAGGTCTCGGCCTTGGCGACGTTGTGACTTGGGCCGCAGCCGGCGAAATCCGGAACGGCAACACGTTCACGCTCGGGAACATCCCGACCGGTACCTACATCTGCAACATCGAGGCACGCCCGAACGATGGCGGCAAGTTCGTCCGTTCCACGGGTGTACAGGCCGTTGTTGTCGACAAGGCCGAAGACCGCGTCGGCATACGGATGCCCAGCGGCAAGACGAAGTGGTTCAATGCACGTTGCCGTGCAACCATCGGCATTGTAGCCGGTGGCGGCCGTGTCGAGAAGCCGTTCGTCAAGGCAGGGAATAAGTACCACAAGATGCACAACACCGCAGCCAACTGGCCACGCGTCCGTGGTGTCGCAATGAACGTCATCGACCACCCGTTCGGTGGCGGTGGACACCAGCACCCCGGCCGCCCGAAGACCATCGCTCGCGGTACATCCCCCGGAAGGACTGTCGGACACGTTGCAGCACGCAAGACAGGTAAGAGCAGGAAGTGA
- a CDS encoding 50S ribosomal protein L23: protein MTLKYPFVTEKAMVLLENQSKLQFLVTREATKDDVKREIEKSFGQKVRSVRTLMNTHGQKKAIVSFENEKAAEEILSRLGIM from the coding sequence ATGACCCTCAAGTACCCGTTTGTCACGGAAAAGGCGATGGTCCTCCTCGAGAACCAGAGCAAGCTCCAGTTCCTTGTCACCCGCGAGGCGACCAAGGACGACGTCAAGCGCGAGATCGAGAAGTCCTTTGGCCAGAAGGTCAGGAGCGTTCGGACGCTCATGAACACCCACGGCCAGAAGAAGGCAATCGTGAGCTTTGAGAACGAGAAAGCCGCCGAGGAGATCCTCAGCCGGCTCGGTATAATGTAA
- the rpl4p gene encoding 50S ribosomal protein L4, whose protein sequence is MKAQVKSIDGGVAKDIELPAIFSEDYRPDLIKKAVMALQSTRRQPHGTYPYAGICSSAVGWGSGRGSSHVPRIRNGSRAAKVPQAKGGREAHPPKVEKVLTKEINQKEKQKAFRSAVAASISAELLKSRGHVFEGAVPVVFEDKFETLAQTKDVISALTAIGVYNDIERAKDSRKVKAGRGKMRGRRFKQRKSLLIVTADKPLTAARNLSGVDVVTVDQLNVEHLAPGMQAGRLTVWTEAALTRLEGR, encoded by the coding sequence ATGAAAGCACAGGTTAAGTCAATTGATGGCGGTGTCGCAAAGGACATCGAACTCCCGGCAATCTTTTCCGAGGATTACCGCCCCGATCTGATCAAGAAAGCGGTCATGGCGCTCCAGAGCACCCGCAGGCAGCCCCACGGGACGTACCCGTATGCAGGCATCTGCTCGTCAGCAGTCGGCTGGGGTAGCGGTCGCGGCTCATCCCATGTTCCCCGTATCAGAAACGGGTCCCGCGCAGCAAAGGTCCCGCAGGCAAAAGGCGGGCGTGAAGCACACCCCCCGAAGGTTGAGAAGGTCTTAACGAAGGAGATCAACCAGAAGGAGAAACAGAAGGCATTCCGGTCAGCGGTTGCTGCAAGCATCAGCGCCGAGCTCCTCAAGAGCAGGGGACATGTCTTTGAAGGCGCAGTCCCGGTAGTTTTCGAGGACAAGTTCGAGACCCTTGCCCAGACCAAGGATGTCATCTCCGCGCTCACCGCAATCGGTGTCTACAATGACATTGAGCGGGCAAAGGACAGCAGGAAAGTCAAGGCAGGGAGAGGCAAGATGCGTGGCCGCCGGTTCAAGCAGAGGAAGAGCCTCCTGATTGTCACCGCAGACAAGCCACTCACGGCAGCACGGAACCTCTCCGGTGTTGATGTTGTGACCGTTGACCAGCTGAATGTCGAGCACCTCGCACCCGGCATGCAGGCAGGCCGCCTGACGGTCTGGACCGAGGCTGCACTGACACGCTTGGAGGGAAGGTAA
- a CDS encoding 50S ribosomal protein L3, protein MPKINRPRRGSLAFSPRKRAKSHIPKYQSWPSVEGAPILQGFAGYKVGMTHVVMVDDHKSSPTEGKEIMVPVTVIEVPAMKVAAIRAYSKDTYGKHAFTELWAEQLDGVLGRRINLPKEYDRDAAVKKFSDAVAAGTVAEIYALAYTQPASMSGVPKKVPDLMEIKVGGADIKKLFEFAQGLLGKEVGLSNVIQTGAYADITAITTGKGTQGAVKRWGVALRKRKHAVGGKKRHVGTLGPWNPHHIRWEVPQIGQLGYQQRTEFNKRILKVSENASEITPAGGFLHYGVLKNPYVLVKGSIPGPVKRLIRIRPAIRQGEHVVRMPTIQFVSVQSKQG, encoded by the coding sequence ATGCCAAAAATTAACAGACCACGCCGTGGCTCTCTTGCATTCAGCCCGAGAAAGCGCGCAAAGAGCCACATCCCGAAATACCAGTCGTGGCCCTCAGTCGAGGGAGCACCGATCCTCCAGGGATTTGCCGGATATAAAGTGGGTATGACGCACGTTGTCATGGTGGACGACCACAAGAGCAGCCCGACCGAGGGCAAGGAGATCATGGTTCCCGTCACAGTCATCGAAGTCCCCGCTATGAAAGTAGCAGCGATCCGCGCCTACAGCAAGGACACCTACGGCAAACACGCGTTCACCGAACTCTGGGCAGAACAGCTCGATGGCGTCCTTGGGCGCCGGATCAACCTGCCCAAGGAATACGACCGGGATGCAGCTGTAAAGAAATTCTCGGATGCCGTTGCCGCAGGTACGGTTGCCGAAATCTATGCACTTGCCTATACCCAGCCGGCATCAATGTCTGGTGTACCGAAGAAAGTCCCCGACCTCATGGAGATCAAGGTCGGCGGTGCAGACATCAAGAAGCTCTTCGAGTTTGCCCAGGGACTCCTCGGGAAGGAAGTCGGGTTAAGCAATGTCATCCAGACCGGTGCCTATGCAGACATTACGGCAATTACCACCGGTAAGGGTACCCAGGGCGCAGTCAAGCGCTGGGGTGTTGCACTACGCAAACGCAAGCACGCGGTCGGCGGTAAGAAGCGCCATGTCGGTACTCTTGGACCCTGGAACCCCCACCACATCCGCTGGGAAGTCCCGCAGATCGGTCAGCTGGGATACCAGCAGCGCACGGAGTTCAACAAGCGTATCCTCAAGGTCAGCGAGAATGCAAGCGAGATTACTCCCGCCGGTGGATTCCTCCACTACGGTGTGCTCAAGAACCCGTACGTGCTTGTCAAGGGATCCATCCCCGGCCCGGTCAAGCGGCTGATCCGTATCAGGCCCGCAATCCGCCAGGGTGAACATGTCGTCAGGATGCCGACAATCCAGTTCGTGAGCGTCCAGAGCAAGCAGGGATGA
- a CDS encoding Tfx family DNA-binding protein yields MKDGLLTERQMEVLRYRKQGLTQQQIADIISTSKANVCTIEKSAMENIRRAKETLEFLYTLDATHLCTIPSGTDLFNVPSIIFGEAEKINIKVKYDTISLINRLRESRAQACKARVVCEDIIVYITDQGELYFG; encoded by the coding sequence ATGAAGGACGGACTGCTTACTGAACGCCAGATGGAGGTACTCAGATACCGCAAGCAGGGGCTGACCCAGCAGCAGATCGCTGACATCATCTCAACTTCGAAGGCCAATGTCTGCACGATCGAGAAAAGTGCGATGGAGAATATCCGCCGCGCAAAGGAGACGCTTGAATTCCTCTACACCCTTGATGCTACGCATCTCTGTACCATCCCGTCCGGCACCGATCTTTTCAATGTCCCGTCAATCATTTTCGGGGAGGCCGAGAAGATCAATATCAAAGTAAAATACGATACCATCTCCCTGATCAACCGGCTGCGTGAATCGCGGGCACAGGCATGCAAGGCTCGGGTGGTCTGTGAAGATATCATCGTTTACATAACCGACCAGGGAGAGTTATATTTCGGGTAA
- a CDS encoding F420-dependent methylenetetrahydromethanopterin dehydrogenase, with product MVVKVGVAKLGNIASGVMAELLLDERADREDMQTFMATSGTKLQPEDIDRVVSNMKAWKPDFCIVVSPNGVLPGPTGAREELAKSGIPCIVITDDVTTKKEWEGIKTSSFGYIIMKADSMIGARREFLDPIEMADFNGNLVKVLAGTGAFRKLQVAIDQVIDQVKAGKKGAELVLPKIVMTTDKAVDGEFTNNYALAKARAAHEIAMAVAGQNVKGCFMTKEWEKYIPIVASAHEMMKVAAALCDEAREIEKAGDTVLRQAHKKDGVLVRKNKLVAKFD from the coding sequence ATGGTTGTTAAAGTAGGCGTTGCAAAACTCGGCAACATTGCAAGTGGTGTAATGGCAGAACTCCTCCTTGACGAGAGAGCAGACCGTGAGGATATGCAGACATTCATGGCGACCAGCGGAACAAAACTCCAGCCGGAGGATATCGACCGCGTTGTCTCCAACATGAAGGCATGGAAACCCGATTTCTGTATCGTGGTCTCCCCCAACGGAGTCCTCCCCGGCCCCACCGGTGCCCGTGAGGAACTGGCAAAGTCCGGCATCCCGTGCATCGTCATCACCGACGACGTTACGACCAAGAAGGAATGGGAAGGCATCAAGACGAGCTCGTTCGGCTACATCATTATGAAGGCAGACTCCATGATCGGTGCACGCCGCGAATTCCTCGACCCCATCGAGATGGCTGACTTCAACGGAAACCTTGTCAAGGTTCTTGCAGGCACCGGTGCGTTCCGCAAGCTCCAGGTGGCAATCGATCAGGTTATCGACCAGGTCAAGGCCGGCAAGAAGGGTGCAGAGCTCGTACTCCCCAAGATCGTCATGACCACTGATAAGGCAGTCGACGGCGAGTTCACCAACAACTATGCACTCGCAAAGGCACGCGCCGCCCACGAGATCGCGATGGCAGTTGCAGGCCAGAACGTCAAGGGCTGCTTCATGACCAAGGAATGGGAGAAGTACATCCCGATCGTTGCAAGCGCTCACGAGATGATGAAGGTCGCAGCCGCTCTCTGTGACGAGGCACGCGAGATCGAGAAGGCAGGCGACACTGTTCTCCGCCAGGCACACAAGAAGGACGGCGTGCTTGTCAGGAAGAACAAGCTTGTTGCAAAATTCGACTAA
- a CDS encoding 5,10-methylenetetrahydromethanopterin reductase, protein MTYGIEFVPGNVNVKQVVNFCKLAESKDIDFAWITNHYNNRHCYPTLAAIAQATTTLKMGPGIMNAFTDTPAAMASFACTLNEISDGRAVLGIGPGDLSTLPKLAINPEKPVGRLEEAVVQIRKLVAGEQVSKSGMKFFDYDGAKLTGVTLPGKKGIPVYIGAQGPKVLELAGKIGDGALINASNPKDFQVAIPIIKKACDAVGKKNFDVGAYTAMSIDQSEKKARNAAKIVAAFIAAGSPPELLTRHGLDLNNVAKIKAALAKFDFKSVGELVGDKEIDAFTIAGTPEMVKQKCNDLTKAGVTQIIFGSPLGPDMTNSIRLLGKYVV, encoded by the coding sequence TTGACATATGGAATTGAATTCGTACCTGGTAATGTCAATGTAAAGCAAGTTGTTAACTTCTGTAAACTTGCTGAATCCAAAGACATTGATTTTGCATGGATCACCAACCACTACAACAACCGCCACTGCTACCCCACCCTTGCCGCCATCGCGCAGGCAACCACGACCCTGAAGATGGGCCCGGGTATCATGAACGCCTTTACCGACACCCCCGCGGCAATGGCATCCTTTGCCTGCACCCTCAACGAGATCTCCGACGGCCGTGCAGTCCTCGGTATCGGACCTGGTGACCTCTCCACCCTTCCGAAGCTTGCAATCAACCCCGAGAAGCCGGTCGGCCGCCTCGAGGAAGCAGTTGTCCAGATCCGCAAGCTTGTTGCCGGTGAACAGGTCAGCAAGTCCGGCATGAAGTTCTTTGACTACGACGGTGCAAAGCTGACTGGTGTCACGCTTCCCGGCAAGAAGGGAATCCCGGTCTACATCGGTGCACAGGGCCCCAAGGTCCTCGAGCTTGCCGGCAAGATCGGTGACGGTGCACTCATCAACGCATCCAACCCCAAGGACTTCCAGGTCGCAATCCCGATCATCAAGAAGGCATGCGACGCTGTTGGCAAGAAGAACTTCGATGTCGGCGCATACACCGCCATGTCCATCGACCAGAGCGAGAAGAAGGCACGCAATGCAGCAAAGATCGTTGCGGCATTCATTGCAGCAGGCTCCCCGCCCGAGCTCCTCACCCGCCACGGCCTCGACCTGAACAACGTTGCCAAGATCAAGGCAGCCCTTGCAAAGTTCGACTTCAAGAGCGTTGGGGAACTTGTCGGAGACAAAGAGATCGATGCCTTCACCATTGCAGGCACCCCTGAGATGGTCAAGCAGAAGTGCAATGACCTCACCAAGGCAGGCGTCACCCAGATCATCTTCGGTTCACCCCTCGGTCCCGACATGACCAACTCCATCCGCCTGCTCGGCAAGTACGTTGTATAA